Proteins encoded together in one Coffea arabica cultivar ET-39 chromosome 2c, Coffea Arabica ET-39 HiFi, whole genome shotgun sequence window:
- the LOC113728637 gene encoding dirigent protein 23-like, producing MDKFISMKTKKMTAVVAMLWWAVMFGGVAMPLARGSSIDQSPQAVEKWFEELPHAKEKLTKLHFYLHDNITAQNPTAIQVAQANITSKSPTLFGATFVLEDPLTLGPDPSSKIIGHAQGMYSSVSKEETSLIQILNLVFTHGKFKGSTLSLLGSDPILHQYRELPILGGSGVFRLARGIATAQTYTSNATTLNAIAEYHVLVIHC from the coding sequence ATGGACAAGTTTATAAGCATGAAGACGAAGAAGATGACAGCAGTGGTTGCAATGCTCTGGTGGGCGGTAATGTTTGGCGGCGTGGCAATGCCATTGGCTCGTGGCAGCAGCATTGATCAAAGTCCCCAGGCGGTGGAGAAATGGTTCGAAGAGCTTCCTCATGCAAAGGAGAAGCTGACAAAGCTTCACTTCTACCTTCACGACAACATAACTGCCCAGAACCCCACCGCTATTCAAGTGGCTCAAGCCAACATCACCAGCAAATCACCAACACTGTTTGGCGCAACTTTCGTCCTCGAGGACCCGTTGACCTTGGGACCGGACCCCAGTTCCAAGATCATAGGTCATGCCCAGGGTATGTATAGTTCGGTATCGAAAGAGGAAACTTCACTCATTCAGATCCTGAACCTGGTATTCACCCATGGCAAGTTCAAAGGCAGCACCCTCAGCCTTCTAGGCAGCGATCCCATATTGCACCAGTACAGGGAGCTGCCAATACTGGGTGGTTCTGGGGTTTTCCGATTGGCCCGCGGAATAGCCACTGCACAAACCTATACTTCCAATGCTACGACCCTTAATGCTATCGCTGAGTACCACGTTCTCGTTATACATTGTTGA
- the LOC113723360 gene encoding dirigent protein 22-like, with protein sequence MVRPRMRKTTLSFLLVVFAIVMTAMAPPVHGQINPDDQSPKAVERWFKKLGHAKQEKLTKLHFYFHDILSGNKPTAVQVAQANITSKSPTLFGIVNVMDDPLTVGPEPDSRIIGSAQGLYASASQKDVGLLMTLNFVFTDGKYNGSTLSILGRNPVFHKYRELPILGGSGVFRLARGIATAKTHTFNATTGDAIVEYHVIVMHY encoded by the coding sequence ATGGTGAGGCCAAGAATGAGGAAGACGACGTTAAGCTTCCTACTGGTGGTTTTCGCAATCGTCATGACGGCCATGGCCCCACCGGTTCATGGGCAGATAAACCCTGATGATCAAAGTCCCAAAGCCGTGGAACGTTGGTTCAAGAAGCTTGGGCAtgcaaaacaagaaaagttaaCTAAGCTCCATTTCTATTTCCACGACATTCTTTCTGGGAATAAGCCCACAGCTGTGCAGGTGGCTCAGGCCAACATTACTTCTAAATCACCCACGTTGTTCGGAATTGTCAATGTAATGGATGATCCATTGACGGTGGGACCAGAACCCGATTCGAGAATCATCGGTTCTGCTCAAGGGTTGTATGCTTCAGCCTCGCAGAAGGACGTGGGGTTGCTTATGACCCTTAATTTTGTTTTCACCGATGGCAAGTATAATGGCAGCACTCTCAGTATTCTGGGACGCAATCCTGTGTTTCACAAGTACCGAGAACTGCCGATACTCGGTGGTTCTGGCGTTTTCCGGCTGGCACGAGGGATCGCCACTGCAAAGACGCATACGTTTAACGCTACAACAGGAGATGCCATTGTTGAGTACCATGTCATTGTTATGCATTATTGA
- the LOC113731165 gene encoding probable amidase At4g34880 isoform X2, producing the protein MDIALLLFVSATIFGLSHNAEGSPFSFREAAVRDIRIALDHSRLTSRELVEFYLKQIRGLNPVLNAVIEVNPDALCLADKADRDRRAKKPGSVTGLAGIPILLKDNIATKDKLNTTAGSYALLRSVVPQDAGVVKKLRRAGAIILGKASMTEWAAYRSPGVPNGWNARRGQGVNPYHKYATSCGSSTGSATSVAANMVAVTLGTETSGSILCPSSVNSVVGIKPTVGLTSRAGVVPISPRQDSVGPICRTVSDAVYVLDAIVGFDPDDAVATKKASKYIPRGGYLQFLKSDGLEGKRLGILRCSFVGFSNSSEELNAFEPHFHILRQRGAVLVDITDTASFDSIVSSMFNDQFTAMRVEFKLALNAYLQQLITSPVRSLADVIVFNKKHTKLIEEYGQDNFEEAEKTNGIGRVERELLHNLTGASKIGFEKLMKDYKLDALVTPAPNIVYAISAGGYPGINVPAGYDTDGTPYGISFGGLKGSEAKLIEIAYDFEQATKIRKPPPLLRNHIKTYN; encoded by the exons ATGGATATCGCGCTACTACTTTTTGTGAGTGCTACTATTTTTGGCCTCAGTCATAACGCTGAAGGGAGTCCATTCTCTTTCAGAGAAGCTGCTGTGCGTgatattaggattgccttgGACCATAGCAGACTCACTTCTCGGGAATTGGTTGAATTCTACCTCAAACAGATTCGAGGACTAAATCCAGTTCTTAATGCAGTCATAGAAGTGAATCCGGATGCTCTTTGTTTGGCCGACAAGGCAGACCGGGATCGAAGAGCTAAGAAACCAGGCTCCGTGACAGGACTGGCTGGTATCCCAATTCTGCTCAAGGACAACATTGCAACCAAGGACAAGCTTAACACAACAGCTGGATCTTATGCACTTCTAAGATCAGTTGTACCTCAGGATGCAGGGGTGGTCAAGAAGCTAAGGAGGGCTGGTGCAATCATATTAGGAAAGGCTAGCATGACAGAGTGGGCTGCTTACAGGTCACCCGGTGTGCCTAATGGCTGGAATGCTAGACGTGGCCAAGGTGTG AATCCTTATCATAAATATGCTACTTCATGTGGATCAAGCACCGGTTCTGCAACATCAGTAGCAGCAAACATGGTTGCAGTTACACTGGGCACAGAAACATCTGGATCCATTTTATGCCCTTCCAGTGTTAATTCGGTGGTGGGAATCAAACCAACTGTAGGGCTCACAAGTCGAGCTGGTGTTGTCCCTATTTCACCTCGACAGGACAGTGTTGG GCCGATATGCAGGACTGTGTCGGATGCAGTGTATGTTCTTGATGCCATTGTTGGTTTTGATCCTGATGATGCAGTAGCAACCAAAAAAGCTTCAAAGTATATTCCTCGTGGAGGTTATTTGCAATTTCTCAAGTCTGATGGACTCGAGGGAAAGAGATTGGGGATTCTACGGTGCTCCTTTGTGGGATTCAGCAACTCCTCTGAAGAATTGAATGCTTTTGAACCTCACTTCCACATTCTGAG GCAACGAGGTGCAGTCTTAGTAGACATTACGGATACAGCCAGCTTTGACTCTATTGTAAGTTCAATGTTCAATGACCAATTCACTGCCATGAGGGTGGAATTCAAGCTGGCACTGAATGCTTATCTACAGCAGTTGATCACCTCTCCTGTGCGATCCCTAGCTGATGTAATAGTCTTCAACAAGAAGCACACAAAATTG ATTGAAGAGTACGGGCAAGATAACTTTGAGGAAGCAGAGAAAACCAACGGTATTGGCAGAGTGGAAAGGGAACTACTGCATAATTTAACTGGAGCTTCCAAAATTGGGTTCGAGAAGTTGATGAAGGACTATAAATTGGATGCCTTGGTGACACCTGCGCCCAATATCGTTTATGCTATCTCCGCCGGAGGATACCCTGGAATAAATGTTCCGGCAGGTTATGACACTGATGGCACCCCATACGGCATTTCATTCGGCGGGCTAAAAGGATCGGAAGCAAAGCTGATAGAGATTGCATACGACTTCGAACAAGCCACAAAGATCAGGAAGCCACCTCCACTTTTAAGAAATCACATTAAGACGTACAACTGA
- the LOC113731165 gene encoding probable amidase At4g34880 isoform X1 has product MDIALLLFVSATIFGLSHNAEGSPFSFREAAVRDIRIALDHSRLTSRELVEFYLKQIRGLNPVLNAVIEVNPDALCLADKADRDRRAKKPGSVTGLAGIPILLKDNIATKDKLNTTAGSYALLRSVVPQDAGVVKKLRRAGAIILGKASMTEWAAYRSPGVPNGWNARRGQGVNPYHKYATSCGSSTGSATSVAANMVAVTLGTETSGSILCPSSVNSVVGIKPTVGLTSRAGVVPISPRQDSVGPICRTVSDAVYVLDAIVGFDPDDAVATKKASKYIPRGGYLQFLKSDGLEGKRLGILRCSFVGFSNSSEELNAFEPHFHILRQRGAVLVDITDTASFDSIVSSMFNDQFTAMRVEFKLALNAYLQQLITSPVRSLADVIVFNKKHTKLEKIEEYGQDNFEEAEKTNGIGRVERELLHNLTGASKIGFEKLMKDYKLDALVTPAPNIVYAISAGGYPGINVPAGYDTDGTPYGISFGGLKGSEAKLIEIAYDFEQATKIRKPPPLLRNHIKTYN; this is encoded by the exons ATGGATATCGCGCTACTACTTTTTGTGAGTGCTACTATTTTTGGCCTCAGTCATAACGCTGAAGGGAGTCCATTCTCTTTCAGAGAAGCTGCTGTGCGTgatattaggattgccttgGACCATAGCAGACTCACTTCTCGGGAATTGGTTGAATTCTACCTCAAACAGATTCGAGGACTAAATCCAGTTCTTAATGCAGTCATAGAAGTGAATCCGGATGCTCTTTGTTTGGCCGACAAGGCAGACCGGGATCGAAGAGCTAAGAAACCAGGCTCCGTGACAGGACTGGCTGGTATCCCAATTCTGCTCAAGGACAACATTGCAACCAAGGACAAGCTTAACACAACAGCTGGATCTTATGCACTTCTAAGATCAGTTGTACCTCAGGATGCAGGGGTGGTCAAGAAGCTAAGGAGGGCTGGTGCAATCATATTAGGAAAGGCTAGCATGACAGAGTGGGCTGCTTACAGGTCACCCGGTGTGCCTAATGGCTGGAATGCTAGACGTGGCCAAGGTGTG AATCCTTATCATAAATATGCTACTTCATGTGGATCAAGCACCGGTTCTGCAACATCAGTAGCAGCAAACATGGTTGCAGTTACACTGGGCACAGAAACATCTGGATCCATTTTATGCCCTTCCAGTGTTAATTCGGTGGTGGGAATCAAACCAACTGTAGGGCTCACAAGTCGAGCTGGTGTTGTCCCTATTTCACCTCGACAGGACAGTGTTGG GCCGATATGCAGGACTGTGTCGGATGCAGTGTATGTTCTTGATGCCATTGTTGGTTTTGATCCTGATGATGCAGTAGCAACCAAAAAAGCTTCAAAGTATATTCCTCGTGGAGGTTATTTGCAATTTCTCAAGTCTGATGGACTCGAGGGAAAGAGATTGGGGATTCTACGGTGCTCCTTTGTGGGATTCAGCAACTCCTCTGAAGAATTGAATGCTTTTGAACCTCACTTCCACATTCTGAG GCAACGAGGTGCAGTCTTAGTAGACATTACGGATACAGCCAGCTTTGACTCTATTGTAAGTTCAATGTTCAATGACCAATTCACTGCCATGAGGGTGGAATTCAAGCTGGCACTGAATGCTTATCTACAGCAGTTGATCACCTCTCCTGTGCGATCCCTAGCTGATGTAATAGTCTTCAACAAGAAGCACACAAAATTG GAAAAGATTGAAGAGTACGGGCAAGATAACTTTGAGGAAGCAGAGAAAACCAACGGTATTGGCAGAGTGGAAAGGGAACTACTGCATAATTTAACTGGAGCTTCCAAAATTGGGTTCGAGAAGTTGATGAAGGACTATAAATTGGATGCCTTGGTGACACCTGCGCCCAATATCGTTTATGCTATCTCCGCCGGAGGATACCCTGGAATAAATGTTCCGGCAGGTTATGACACTGATGGCACCCCATACGGCATTTCATTCGGCGGGCTAAAAGGATCGGAAGCAAAGCTGATAGAGATTGCATACGACTTCGAACAAGCCACAAAGATCAGGAAGCCACCTCCACTTTTAAGAAATCACATTAAGACGTACAACTGA
- the LOC113731164 gene encoding probable amidase At4g34880 isoform X1, whose product MDAKRQFSLPLKLILFCILGTTGICVSLSSTNIINRQAQFVEDEDFKIEEASIPDIQRAFASKKLTSIQLVDFYLNQIHTLNPVLRGVIEVNPEARDQADEADRIRDSINCNASYSTSLLSDMHGIPVLLKDSINTYDKLNTSAGSYALLGSKVARDAGVVERLREAGAVILGKSSMSEWYQLRDPRLPSGWCARSGQGLNPYVQGGDPCGSSSGSAISVAANMVAVSLGTETDGSILCPADSNSVVGFKPTVGLTSRAGVIPVSPRQDTIGPICRTVSDAVYVLDAIVGFDPRDHEATKAATKFIPVAGYKQFLNKDGLKGKKLGVLRNPFVNLSNRSNAVPILESHLRTLSQQGATIIDDLEISNIGVILDPFQSGETVAMLAEFKLSLNDYLQGLTESPVRSLGDIIAFNKNNPDLESFGDFDGQDFFIVADFTNGIGEQERKAIELMEKLSGDGFEKLILENDLDAVVTLGSSAARVLAIGGYPGITVPAGYDRDGMPFGMLFAGLKGMEPKLIEIAFAFEEATMIRRPPIYRSVEFI is encoded by the exons ATGGACGCCAAACGCCAATTTTCTCTGCCATTAAAGCTAATCTTATTCTGTATTTTAGGAACAACAGGAATTTGCGTTAGTCTGAGCAGCACCAATATCATCAATCGGCAAGCCCAGTTTGTGGAGGATGAGGATTTCAAGATTGAAGAAGCCAGCATCCCAGATATCCAGCGGGCCTTCGCCTCAAAAAAGCTCACTTCAATACAACTGGTTGACTTCTACTTAAACCAGATCCACACCCTTAATCCGGTGCTTCGCGGGGTAATTGAAGTGAACCCGGAAGCTCGAGATCAAGCAGACGAGGCTGATCGTATTCGAGACAGCATCAATTGCAATGCATCATACTCGACGTCCTTGTTGAGTGATATGCATGGAATTCCTGTGCTCCTCAAGGATAGCATCAACACTTATGATAAACTCAATACTAGTGCTGGGTCGTATGCCCTGTTGGGGTCAAAGGTGGCTCGAGATGCCGGGGTGGTGGAACGCCTCAGGGAAGCCGGGGCCGTCATTTTGGGCAAGTCCAGCATGAGCGAGTGGTACCAGCTTAGGGACCCGAGGCTCCCCAGTGGCTGGTGTGCTAGAAGTGGCCAGGGTCTG AATCCTTATGTGCAAGGGGGAGATCCTTGTGGATCCAGCAGTGGATCTGCAATATCAGTAGCGGCAAATATGGTGGCCGTTTCACTGGGCACTGAAACAGATGGGTCTATCCTCTGCCCTGCTGATTCCAACTCTGTTGTAGGCTTTAAACCCACTGTTGGACTAACTAGCCGCGCTGGAGTCATACCTGTTTCACCCCGGCAGGACACAATTGG CCCAATATGCAGAACAGTTTCTGATGCTGTTTACGTGCTTGATGCAATTGTGGGGTTTGATCCAAGAGACCATGAAGCGACAAAAGCAGCTACGAAGTTCATTCCTGTTGCTGGCTATAAGCAATTCCTCAACAAAGATGGGCTCAAAGGGAAGAAATTGGGTGTGCTAAGAAATCCCTTTGTCAACCTTTCGAATAGGTCCAATGCGGTTCCAATTCTTGAGAGTCATTTGCGCACATTAAG CCAGCAAGGTGCAACTattattgatgatttggagATATCCAATATTGGTGTCATTTTAGACCCATTTCAAAGTGGTGAGACTGTAGCAATGCTGGCTGAATTTAAGCTCTCCCTCAACGATTATCTGCAAGGCCTGACTGAATCCCCTGTGCGGTCGTTGGGTGACATTATAGCATTCAACAAAAACAATCCGGATTTG GAGAGTTTTGGTGACTTTGATGGTCAAGATTTTTTCATTGTAGCGGACTTCACAAATGGGATTggtgagcaagaaaggaaggcaATAGAGTTGATGGAAAAGTTGTCAGGAGACGGCTTCGAGAAATTGATTTTGGAGAACGATTTAGATGCGGTGGTGACATTAGGTTCATCAGCAGCAAGAGTTTTGGCAATTGGAGGGTATCCTGGAATCACTGTGCCTGCCGGCTATGATAGAGATGGGATGCCGTTTGGGATGCTTTTCGCTGGTTTGAAAGGGATGGAGCCGAAGCTAATTGAGATAGCTTTTGCTTTTGAAGAAGCTACCATGATCCGCAGGCCCCCCATCTACAGATCAgttgaatttatttga
- the LOC113731164 gene encoding probable amidase At4g34880 isoform X2 codes for MDAKRQFSLPLKLILFCILGTTGICVSLSSTNIINRQAQFVEDEDFKIEEASIPDIQRAFASKKLTSIQLVDFYLNQIHTLNPVLRGVIEVNPEARDQADEADRIRDSINCNASYSTSLLSDMHGIPVLLKDSINTYDKLNTSAGSYALLGSKVARDAGVVERLREAGAVILGKSSMSEWYQLRDPRLPSGWCARSGQGLNPYVQGGDPCGSSSGSAISVAANMVAVSLGTETDGSILCPADSNSVVGFKPTVGLTSRAGVIPVSPRQDTIGPICRTVSDAVYVLDAIVGFDPRDHEATKAATKFIPVAGYKQFLNKDGLKGKKLGVLRNPFVNLSNRSNAVPILESHLRTLSQQGATIIDDLEISNIGVILDPFQSGETVAMLAEFKLSLNDYLQGLTESPVRSLGDIIAFNKNNPDLVFWRVLVTLMVKIFSL; via the exons ATGGACGCCAAACGCCAATTTTCTCTGCCATTAAAGCTAATCTTATTCTGTATTTTAGGAACAACAGGAATTTGCGTTAGTCTGAGCAGCACCAATATCATCAATCGGCAAGCCCAGTTTGTGGAGGATGAGGATTTCAAGATTGAAGAAGCCAGCATCCCAGATATCCAGCGGGCCTTCGCCTCAAAAAAGCTCACTTCAATACAACTGGTTGACTTCTACTTAAACCAGATCCACACCCTTAATCCGGTGCTTCGCGGGGTAATTGAAGTGAACCCGGAAGCTCGAGATCAAGCAGACGAGGCTGATCGTATTCGAGACAGCATCAATTGCAATGCATCATACTCGACGTCCTTGTTGAGTGATATGCATGGAATTCCTGTGCTCCTCAAGGATAGCATCAACACTTATGATAAACTCAATACTAGTGCTGGGTCGTATGCCCTGTTGGGGTCAAAGGTGGCTCGAGATGCCGGGGTGGTGGAACGCCTCAGGGAAGCCGGGGCCGTCATTTTGGGCAAGTCCAGCATGAGCGAGTGGTACCAGCTTAGGGACCCGAGGCTCCCCAGTGGCTGGTGTGCTAGAAGTGGCCAGGGTCTG AATCCTTATGTGCAAGGGGGAGATCCTTGTGGATCCAGCAGTGGATCTGCAATATCAGTAGCGGCAAATATGGTGGCCGTTTCACTGGGCACTGAAACAGATGGGTCTATCCTCTGCCCTGCTGATTCCAACTCTGTTGTAGGCTTTAAACCCACTGTTGGACTAACTAGCCGCGCTGGAGTCATACCTGTTTCACCCCGGCAGGACACAATTGG CCCAATATGCAGAACAGTTTCTGATGCTGTTTACGTGCTTGATGCAATTGTGGGGTTTGATCCAAGAGACCATGAAGCGACAAAAGCAGCTACGAAGTTCATTCCTGTTGCTGGCTATAAGCAATTCCTCAACAAAGATGGGCTCAAAGGGAAGAAATTGGGTGTGCTAAGAAATCCCTTTGTCAACCTTTCGAATAGGTCCAATGCGGTTCCAATTCTTGAGAGTCATTTGCGCACATTAAG CCAGCAAGGTGCAACTattattgatgatttggagATATCCAATATTGGTGTCATTTTAGACCCATTTCAAAGTGGTGAGACTGTAGCAATGCTGGCTGAATTTAAGCTCTCCCTCAACGATTATCTGCAAGGCCTGACTGAATCCCCTGTGCGGTCGTTGGGTGACATTATAGCATTCAACAAAAACAATCCGGATTTGGTATTTTG GAGAGTTTTGGTGACTTTGATGGTCAAGATTTTTTCATTGTAG
- the LOC113731166 gene encoding uncharacterized protein: MDWPDKLCFAALLIAAAVIHGTSGDTTVTGTVFCDQCKDGQISLFDYPLYGIKVTMACPGSNGQLAAWREETTNWVGGYAMRFDGTPDLRGCYAQVSGGQGSSGCGAAAGPPKSLRLMFNMFDMEMYVVDPLISQPAQPMSFCPGSTSPVPAPVNPALPPPATSFPQPPPVARSTPLPPIPFVEASACPYQKWIMAEYRCHWKVVTPDTKVAVAFGLIAAQRYGTDLTLWRGLQGKGEAYRTLLREGTAALLNSYNSIQFAYHPLAVIEHMNWALTGSSEQVLGTALKFTRANSGNAHLSCTLSPCKS, translated from the exons ATGGATTGGCCAGACAAGCTCTGCTTTGCAGCTTTACTGATTGCTGCTGCTGTCATACATGGCACCAGTGGAGATACCACGGTAACTGGCACCGTCTTCTGTGACCAATGCAAAGATGGCCAAATATCCCTCTTCGATTATCCCCTTTACG GCATAAAGGTAACGATGGCCTGCCCTGGCAGTAACGGACAACTGGCAGCATGGAGAGAAGAAACAACGAACTGGGTAGGAGGTTACGCGATGAGGTTCGATGGCACACCAGATTTGAGAGGTTGCTATGCTCAAGTTTCGGGCGGGCAAGGTTCATCAGGCTGCGGGGCAGCAGCTGGTCCGCCCAAGTCTCTCAGATTAATGTTCAACATGTTCGATATGGAAATGTACGTTGTTGATCCCCTGATTTCTCAGCCTGCACAACCCATGTCCTTCTGCCCCGGGTCCACCTCCCCCGTACCAGCACCCGTAAACCCTGCATTACCTCCTCCGGCAACCTCATTTCCCCAACCACCGCCTGTGGCACGATCAACTCCATTGCCGCCAATTCCATTTGTGGAAGCTTCAGCTTGCCCGTATCA AAAGTGGATAATGGCAGAATACAGATGCCACTGGAAGGTGGTGACACCAGACACAAAGGTGGCGGTTGCGTTCGGATTGATAGCTGCGCAGAGATATGGGACGGACTTGACGCTGTGGAGAGGGTTGCAAGGGAAAGGGGAAGCTTATAGGACCCTGCTGAGAGAAGGGACGGCTGCGCTTCTGAATTCCTACAACAGCATTCAGTTTGCTTACCATCCTCTGGCCGTAATTGAACATATGAATTGGGCGTTGACGGGTTCTTCGGAGCAAGTTTTAGGCACTGCTCTCAAATTCACGAGGGCCAACTCGGGCAACGCTCATCTTTCCTGTACGCTTTCTCCTTGCAAGTCATGA